The proteins below come from a single Synechococcus sp. WH 8101 genomic window:
- a CDS encoding thymidylate synthase, whose translation MASLSLRQLPSALAAVCLVALGLAGMMRPSTPATARLASITGLEDDTRPVSLVLEERESTLHRRRDSEVLLAQFVSGQMTRHYWGHFAGSLADLGLDAGQELQARVESGAGFSRLWLTPRRGGEGFMAEVRLKGDRLERLQCRGSLPRPGTLAPSGCPAGWQAFGPTQSS comes from the coding sequence TTGGCCTCCCTGTCGCTGCGTCAACTGCCCTCTGCGTTAGCGGCCGTGTGTCTGGTGGCGCTAGGGCTGGCGGGCATGATGCGCCCTTCCACACCGGCGACGGCACGGTTGGCTTCGATCACGGGTTTGGAGGATGACACCAGGCCAGTGAGCCTGGTGCTCGAGGAGCGCGAGAGCACCTTGCATCGACGCCGGGATTCGGAGGTGCTGCTAGCCCAGTTTGTGAGTGGTCAGATGACCCGCCATTACTGGGGGCATTTCGCGGGCTCTCTGGCGGATCTGGGCTTGGATGCGGGCCAGGAGCTTCAGGCCCGGGTCGAGAGTGGGGCTGGCTTCAGCCGGCTCTGGTTGACGCCCCGTCGCGGCGGTGAGGGATTCATGGCCGAAGTGCGCCTCAAGGGTGATCGCCTGGAGCGCTTGCAGTGCCGTGGTTCTCTGCCACGTCCCGGCACATTGGCTCCGTCTGGATGCCCTGCGGGTTGGCAGGCCTTCGGGCCGACACAGTCCTCTTGA
- a CDS encoding 4'-phosphopantetheinyl transferase superfamily protein, with product MPQLQGWHESPQQGAQSQECLSAQETAWAAALPPRRRDRYRLSRAWMRWLLGNLFSVHPRDLPLQAPPGLPPELARGWGAVSLSHCCDALLVGWAPDRLGVDLERRDRAVPARALAERFFLEPERRALQGLEGEALREAVLDLWVVKEAAIKWQHGSIARDLSQWSCQPEADLAVHRTGGWTLAVRRWQVGDWTLAMTRSARPEARQAGILCLA from the coding sequence GTGCCACAGCTGCAGGGATGGCACGAATCGCCGCAGCAGGGGGCCCAGTCGCAGGAGTGTCTGTCGGCACAGGAAACGGCCTGGGCTGCGGCATTGCCGCCACGGCGTCGGGATCGCTATCGGCTGTCGCGTGCCTGGATGCGTTGGCTCCTGGGCAATCTGTTCAGCGTCCATCCACGCGATCTGCCCCTGCAGGCTCCCCCGGGATTGCCTCCCGAGTTGGCACGCGGTTGGGGCGCCGTCAGTCTCAGTCACTGTTGTGACGCGCTGCTGGTGGGTTGGGCCCCTGATCGGCTCGGCGTGGATCTGGAGCGGCGGGATCGCGCCGTGCCCGCCAGGGCTTTGGCGGAGCGCTTTTTTCTGGAGCCGGAGCGCCGGGCGCTTCAGGGGTTGGAGGGTGAGGCGCTTCGCGAGGCGGTGCTCGACTTGTGGGTGGTGAAGGAGGCGGCGATCAAGTGGCAACACGGCAGCATCGCCCGCGACCTGAGCCAGTGGTCGTGCCAGCCCGAGGCTGATCTGGCGGTGCATCGCACGGGGGGGTGGACCCTGGCGGTTCGGCGCTGGCAGGTGGGCGACTGGACCTTGGCGATGACCCGATCGGCGCGGCCTGAGGCGAGACAGGCTGGGATCCTCTGCCTAGCATGA
- the bcp gene encoding thioredoxin-dependent thiol peroxidase — MTLQIGDPAPDFTLPDQNGASVQLSSLRGKRVVIYFYPKDATPGCTKEACNFRDRWAEFEKHDIVVLGISKDDAASHQRFIAKQTLPFTLLTDAEPCPVASSYESYGLKKFMGREFMGMMRHTFVIDAQGHLELIYRKVKAEVMADQILADLKLA; from the coding sequence ATGACCCTTCAAATCGGAGATCCCGCACCCGATTTCACGCTCCCAGATCAGAACGGTGCCTCAGTGCAGCTGTCATCTCTGCGGGGCAAGCGCGTGGTGATTTACTTCTATCCCAAGGACGCCACACCGGGCTGCACGAAAGAGGCCTGCAATTTTCGCGATCGCTGGGCGGAGTTTGAGAAGCACGACATCGTGGTGTTGGGGATCAGCAAAGACGACGCTGCGTCGCACCAGCGCTTCATCGCCAAACAGACGTTGCCGTTCACGCTCTTGACCGATGCGGAGCCCTGCCCGGTCGCGAGCTCCTATGAGAGTTACGGACTGAAGAAATTCATGGGCCGGGAATTCATGGGCATGATGCGGCACACGTTTGTGATTGATGCCCAGGGCCATCTGGAGCTGATCTACCGCAAGGTGAAAGCCGAGGTGATGGCCGATCAGATCCTGGCGGACCTCAAGCTGGCCTGA
- a CDS encoding type III pantothenate kinase, giving the protein MGADRFSVLLIGNSRWHWAAWRSSGWQFDHGAPELQRLRRQPPDRWAAVGPVPSEAGLDPARQITVAEVPLQELPPWVGVDRALAAWRAWQLIRASDEPGVLVADAGTVLSLTRVTAAGVFAGGQLAPGLALQGRAMAQGTRDLPSLPPERVHDRDDPLFPKETAAAMRRGALQAAVGLLVEAQHCCPWPLWLCGGDAPQLLPHLRRRGAEVRHVPELVLEGLVTLPAGQGPLAITLPPLRPA; this is encoded by the coding sequence GTGGGCGCTGACCGCTTCAGCGTCCTGCTGATCGGCAACAGTCGCTGGCACTGGGCGGCGTGGCGGAGCAGCGGTTGGCAGTTCGACCATGGCGCTCCGGAGCTGCAGCGCCTGCGCCGTCAGCCTCCCGATCGCTGGGCGGCCGTCGGACCCGTGCCCAGTGAGGCGGGCCTTGATCCTGCTCGGCAGATCACTGTGGCGGAGGTGCCTTTGCAGGAGCTGCCGCCCTGGGTCGGTGTCGATCGGGCCCTGGCGGCCTGGCGGGCCTGGCAGTTGATCCGGGCATCGGATGAGCCCGGGGTGCTGGTGGCGGATGCGGGCACCGTGCTCAGTCTCACCAGGGTCACCGCTGCGGGGGTGTTTGCCGGAGGGCAGCTGGCTCCGGGGCTGGCGCTTCAGGGGCGGGCGATGGCTCAGGGAACCAGGGACCTGCCGAGTCTGCCGCCGGAGCGCGTGCATGATCGCGATGACCCACTCTTTCCTAAAGAGACCGCCGCAGCGATGCGCCGTGGTGCCCTGCAGGCTGCTGTGGGTTTGCTGGTGGAGGCGCAACACTGTTGTCCCTGGCCCCTCTGGCTCTGCGGTGGTGATGCACCGCAGCTGTTGCCCCATCTGCGGCGGCGTGGTGCTGAGGTGCGGCATGTGCCGGAGCTGGTGCTGGAAGGGTTGGTCACCCTGCCGGCGGGGCAGGGCCCGCTCGCCATCACGCTGCCGCCGCTCAGGCCAGCTTGA
- a CDS encoding phosphoadenylyl-sulfate reductase, with amino-acid sequence MTGEQELLQDRALLEPLTPRDRLLWAAERFGAGFAVTTSFGIQSSVLLHMISTLPMGRDVPVIWVDTGYLPPETYRYADALTDRFGLRLYVAQSPLSPARMEALHGQLWATGRMEDLDLYLRLRKVEPLEQAMETLEVRCWSSGVRRGQTDHRGTMSLLDPIRGRLSLRPLLEWTPRDVYYYMQEHELPQHPLFEQGYSTVGDWHSSAPDGAEQSGRQTRFGGMKQECGIHLPGVMGDGI; translated from the coding sequence ATGACAGGCGAGCAGGAGCTGCTGCAGGACCGTGCCCTGCTGGAACCGCTCACGCCACGTGACCGTCTGCTTTGGGCGGCCGAGCGTTTTGGCGCTGGCTTTGCCGTCACCACCAGTTTCGGGATCCAGTCGTCGGTGCTGTTGCACATGATCAGCACCCTGCCGATGGGACGGGACGTCCCGGTGATCTGGGTGGATACGGGCTATCTCCCGCCCGAGACCTATCGCTATGCCGATGCTCTGACCGATCGTTTTGGCTTGCGCCTGTATGTGGCGCAGAGCCCGCTGTCTCCAGCACGCATGGAGGCGCTGCATGGACAGCTCTGGGCCACGGGGAGGATGGAAGATCTGGATCTTTACCTGCGGCTGCGCAAGGTGGAACCCCTGGAGCAGGCGATGGAGACCCTTGAGGTGCGCTGCTGGTCGAGTGGGGTGCGCCGCGGCCAGACCGACCATCGCGGCACCATGTCGCTGCTGGATCCGATTCGGGGCCGGCTCTCCCTGCGACCACTGCTGGAGTGGACTCCGCGCGATGTGTACTACTACATGCAGGAGCATGAGTTGCCCCAGCATCCCCTGTTCGAGCAGGGCTATTCCACGGTGGGTGACTGGCACTCCAGTGCACCCGATGGTGCGGAGCAATCCGGGCGCCAGACCCGCTTTGGCGGCATGAAGCAGGAATGCGGCATCCATCTCCCGGGGGTGATGGGGGACGGCATTTAG
- a CDS encoding NAD(P)/FAD-dependent oxidoreductase, whose protein sequence is MKTDAVVIVGGGFGGLSTALALSQHQPRPPIVLIEPNDRFLFLPLLYELLSDELRPWEVAPSYDTLLRSRGIAWIQSKGSRIDTSTRTVETCDGDRLSYGQLVLASGSEPDDFGIPGVQDHALRFHTLQDVTLLRERIQALNRQQHRNVAIVGAGAAGVELACKLADLLRGSATVHLIERGEEILPNAKAFNREQASRALQRRGVELHLRRSVRSVDASVVHLDQGSLGHDGLIWTAGTRARLPSLTPTLPCRQGRLLVNDMLCSVASPSLLAIGDVAVRQTMESAADTWPHTAQAALQQGQAAARTVIALRAGSEPMPFQFKDLGEMLSLGVGEATITGMGLTLAGPLAFQLRRLIYLARLPDLSLGLRSASAWALGG, encoded by the coding sequence ATGAAAACCGATGCTGTGGTGATCGTTGGCGGCGGCTTCGGCGGCCTCAGCACGGCCCTGGCCCTGAGCCAGCACCAGCCCCGCCCTCCGATTGTGCTGATCGAGCCGAACGATCGCTTCCTGTTTCTGCCCCTGCTCTACGAGCTGCTCAGCGACGAACTACGACCCTGGGAAGTGGCCCCCAGCTACGACACCCTGCTGCGAAGCCGCGGCATCGCCTGGATCCAGAGCAAGGGCAGCCGCATCGATACCAGCACACGCACGGTTGAGACCTGTGATGGCGACCGCCTCAGCTACGGACAGCTGGTGCTAGCCAGCGGATCGGAACCTGACGACTTCGGCATTCCCGGCGTCCAAGACCATGCCCTGCGGTTTCACACCCTCCAGGATGTGACCCTGCTGCGGGAGCGGATTCAGGCCCTGAACCGTCAGCAGCACCGCAACGTGGCGATCGTGGGCGCCGGCGCCGCCGGAGTCGAGCTGGCCTGCAAGCTCGCCGACCTGCTGCGGGGATCGGCAACGGTGCATTTGATCGAACGCGGCGAGGAGATCCTCCCCAACGCGAAAGCGTTCAACCGAGAGCAAGCCAGCCGCGCCCTCCAGAGGCGAGGAGTCGAGCTCCACCTTCGCCGCTCCGTTCGTTCCGTCGACGCCAGCGTGGTGCACCTCGACCAGGGCAGCCTCGGCCACGATGGCTTGATCTGGACGGCCGGCACCCGTGCCCGCCTGCCGTCGCTGACGCCAACACTCCCCTGCCGCCAGGGCCGACTGCTGGTCAATGACATGCTCTGCAGCGTCGCCAGTCCATCGCTGCTGGCGATCGGCGATGTGGCCGTGCGTCAGACGATGGAGTCTGCCGCCGACACCTGGCCGCACACCGCCCAGGCAGCACTGCAGCAGGGCCAGGCCGCAGCCCGAACCGTGATAGCGCTGCGCGCCGGATCCGAACCGATGCCGTTTCAGTTCAAGGATCTGGGCGAAATGCTCAGTCTGGGCGTGGGCGAAGCCACGATCACCGGCATGGGCCTCACCCTGGCCGGCCCCCTGGCCTTCCAGCTGCGCCGGCTCATCTATCTGGCCCGGCTGCCAGATCTGTCGCTTGGCCTGCGCTCCGCCAGCGCCTGGGCACTGGGCGGTTGA
- the hflX gene encoding GTPase HflX, producing MKQAHLAGRTRGLRPSQLRQAERLSHRRHPSDNGADPLTLERLADLCLDLKQPLHLLIDARGLCRLLWVGPLTESGQLLSHLPGGERRRTGDRRRWRLVSCLAASGRGLLSPEPREAVVALDLEPELWLRYLAKPEPGGRRPARGWQPARHSSLGWAALEGDDLDAFCRLSPAGSDTASSSTGPPPDRRSAGGPERVLLLTLTDRDEQRNERDLAELEGLVRSAGAEPVKNCPQALSSAHPQTLWGTGKLQEAALEVRRHQASLVITDRELTPVQVRNLERWLDCPVMDRTELILDIFAQRAASAAGRLQVELAQLRYRLPRLIGRGRSLSRQGGGIGTRGPGETQLEKDRRAISRRIEALRRGLTQLRQHRARLRDRRGDLHRLALVGYTNAGKSSLLNALCGQRGRTTVLAENKLFATLDPTTRRLAFPREAAAADVLLITDTVGFIRELPEALMEAFKATLEETLDADLLLLVVDLGDPDWSGQLQAVHSLLDALGCDQPRQVVANQIDRCDADAIDTIRRFEPEVLYVSATSGLGLQGLKQRLDERFWGSGTRTDTLAPATDSTVPWTS from the coding sequence TTGAAGCAGGCCCATCTGGCGGGTCGCACCCGCGGTTTGCGACCCTCTCAATTGCGGCAGGCCGAGCGTCTGAGCCACCGCCGCCACCCCAGCGACAACGGCGCCGACCCGCTCACCCTGGAGCGCCTGGCGGATCTCTGCCTGGATCTGAAGCAACCCCTCCACCTGCTGATCGATGCCCGCGGTCTCTGCCGATTGCTCTGGGTCGGCCCCCTGACGGAATCGGGCCAGCTCCTCAGCCACCTGCCGGGCGGCGAACGGCGGCGCACGGGGGACCGGCGGCGCTGGCGCCTGGTGAGCTGCCTCGCGGCAAGTGGACGCGGCCTTCTGAGCCCGGAACCGCGGGAGGCGGTGGTGGCCTTGGATCTGGAGCCGGAGCTCTGGCTGCGCTACCTCGCCAAACCCGAACCAGGCGGTCGCCGGCCGGCCCGGGGCTGGCAGCCAGCGCGCCACAGCAGCCTGGGCTGGGCGGCCCTGGAAGGGGATGACCTCGACGCATTCTGCCGGCTGTCACCAGCGGGATCCGACACGGCCTCCAGCAGCACCGGTCCACCGCCCGATCGCCGCAGCGCCGGCGGCCCAGAACGGGTGCTGCTGCTGACGCTCACGGACCGCGATGAGCAACGCAACGAGCGGGATCTGGCGGAACTGGAGGGCCTGGTGCGCAGCGCCGGAGCCGAGCCGGTGAAAAACTGCCCGCAAGCCCTGAGCAGCGCCCACCCACAGACACTCTGGGGCACGGGCAAGTTGCAGGAGGCGGCCCTGGAGGTGCGTCGACACCAGGCGTCGCTCGTGATCACCGACCGGGAGCTGACGCCAGTGCAGGTGCGGAATCTGGAACGGTGGCTCGATTGCCCGGTGATGGATCGCACCGAGTTGATTCTCGACATCTTTGCCCAGCGGGCCGCCAGCGCCGCAGGACGCCTGCAGGTGGAACTGGCCCAACTTCGCTACCGGTTGCCACGCCTGATCGGCCGCGGCCGCAGCCTGTCACGACAGGGCGGAGGCATCGGCACCCGTGGCCCCGGCGAAACCCAGCTGGAAAAGGACCGACGGGCGATCAGCCGGCGCATCGAAGCGCTCCGCCGCGGCCTCACCCAGCTGCGACAGCATCGGGCCCGGCTGCGGGATCGCCGTGGGGATCTCCACCGCCTCGCACTGGTGGGCTACACCAATGCTGGAAAGTCATCCCTGCTCAATGCCCTCTGCGGCCAACGGGGGCGGACCACGGTGCTGGCGGAGAACAAGCTGTTCGCCACACTCGACCCCACCACCCGCCGCCTGGCCTTCCCCCGCGAAGCCGCCGCGGCCGACGTGCTCCTGATCACCGACACGGTGGGCTTCATCCGGGAACTACCGGAAGCCCTGATGGAAGCCTTCAAGGCCACGCTCGAGGAAACACTGGATGCCGACCTGCTTCTGCTGGTGGTGGACCTGGGCGATCCCGACTGGAGCGGTCAGTTGCAGGCTGTACACAGCCTGCTGGATGCCCTGGGTTGTGATCAGCCCCGCCAGGTGGTGGCGAACCAGATCGACCGCTGCGACGCCGACGCGATCGACACCATTCGCCGCTTCGAGCCTGAGGTGCTCTACGTGTCCGCCACCAGCGGTCTGGGGCTTCAGGGGCTGAAACAGCGTTTGGACGAACGGTTCTGGGGATCGGGCACCAGGACCGATACGTTGGCCCCAGCCACCGATTCCACCGTGCCATGGACGAGCTGA
- a CDS encoding SLC13 family permease, whose amino-acid sequence MDELSAALLQPQALITLAVLVLAVVLFVTGALAPELTGLLSVALLVSMGVLTPEQGLAGFGSPALITLLGLFAVSAALFRSGALDRLRELIASERIRSDRRMVAMLALVVGPISGIVPNTPVVASLLPVLETWCHRRRIAPSRVLLPLSFATLLGGTLTLLGSSVNLLASDISRQLGYGSLELFSITAIGLPVWLAGSAYMLLAPAVLLPSRHDDSAELVAAPGQSGYSTEVTIPASSSLVGETLRHSRLQRRFDVDVLELQRGAERLLPPLADRRLEAGDRLLLRVTRDDLLRLQQDHTIQLADATLFSDDGEGGQRTVEVLLPAGSTLAGASLRELRFRQRHNATVLALRRGQQTVQERLGQAILREGDVLLLQAPLDAIRGLQASNDLLVLDLLENDLPTVRRKPLAITITLLMLLVPSLTPIPLVAAVLFAVVALVVAGCLRPGEVQRSIRLDVILLLGSLSSFSVALQSTGLADGLAAAMEQLLRTWPAYGALATIFLATTLITSVMSNAASVALLIPVATQLAPSLGLPPQAMLLLVLFGASQSFLTPMGYQTNLMVFGPGRYHFLDIPRYGAGLTVLMTLLVPALVLGRYGAG is encoded by the coding sequence ATGGACGAGCTGAGTGCAGCTCTGCTCCAGCCCCAGGCCCTGATCACACTGGCGGTGCTGGTCCTGGCGGTGGTGCTGTTCGTCACCGGTGCCCTCGCACCAGAACTGACCGGGCTGCTCAGCGTCGCCCTGCTGGTGAGCATGGGTGTGCTCACGCCGGAACAGGGCCTGGCCGGATTCGGGAGCCCGGCCCTGATCACCCTGCTGGGCCTGTTCGCCGTCTCCGCTGCCCTGTTCCGCAGTGGAGCTCTTGATCGGCTGCGCGAACTGATCGCCTCGGAACGGATCCGCAGCGACCGTCGCATGGTGGCGATGCTGGCGTTGGTGGTGGGACCGATCTCTGGGATCGTGCCCAACACCCCGGTGGTGGCCAGCCTGCTGCCCGTGCTGGAAACCTGGTGTCACCGGCGACGGATCGCCCCCTCCCGGGTGCTGCTCCCCCTCTCCTTCGCCACCCTGCTCGGGGGCACCCTCACCCTGCTGGGCAGCTCCGTGAACCTGCTGGCCAGCGACATCAGCCGCCAATTGGGCTATGGCTCTCTGGAGCTCTTCAGCATCACCGCCATCGGCCTGCCGGTGTGGCTGGCGGGCTCGGCTTACATGCTCTTGGCACCGGCCGTGCTGCTGCCGAGCCGCCACGACGACTCAGCCGAACTGGTGGCGGCGCCGGGCCAGAGCGGCTACTCCACGGAAGTGACGATCCCAGCCAGCTCCAGCCTGGTGGGCGAAACCCTGCGCCACAGCCGCCTGCAGCGCCGTTTTGATGTGGATGTGCTCGAACTGCAGCGGGGCGCCGAGCGCCTGCTGCCACCGCTGGCAGACCGCCGCCTCGAAGCGGGTGACAGGCTGCTGTTGCGGGTGACCCGCGACGACCTGCTGCGGCTTCAGCAGGATCACACCATCCAACTGGCCGACGCCACCCTCTTTTCCGACGACGGCGAGGGCGGACAACGCACGGTGGAAGTGCTGCTGCCGGCGGGCTCGACCCTGGCGGGTGCGAGTTTGCGGGAACTGCGATTCCGCCAGCGGCACAACGCCACCGTGCTCGCCCTGCGCCGCGGCCAGCAGACGGTGCAGGAGCGGCTGGGGCAAGCGATCTTGCGCGAAGGCGATGTGCTGCTGCTGCAGGCGCCCCTCGACGCGATCCGGGGCCTCCAGGCCAGCAACGACCTACTGGTGCTCGACCTACTGGAGAACGACCTGCCCACCGTGCGTCGCAAACCGCTGGCAATCACGATCACCCTGCTGATGTTGCTGGTGCCCAGCCTCACCCCGATTCCCCTGGTGGCCGCCGTGCTGTTCGCGGTGGTGGCGCTGGTGGTGGCGGGTTGCCTACGACCCGGAGAAGTGCAGCGCTCGATCCGCCTCGATGTGATTCTGCTGCTGGGCTCCCTCTCGAGCTTCAGTGTGGCGCTGCAGTCCACAGGCCTGGCCGATGGCCTCGCCGCCGCCATGGAGCAGCTGTTGCGCACCTGGCCCGCCTACGGCGCCCTGGCCACGATCTTCCTGGCCACCACGCTGATCACCAGTGTGATGAGCAATGCCGCTTCGGTGGCTCTGCTGATTCCGGTGGCCACCCAGCTGGCGCCCTCCCTGGGCTTGCCACCCCAGGCCATGCTGCTGCTGGTGCTGTTCGGGGCGAGCCAATCCTTTCTCACCCCGATGGGTTACCAAACCAACCTGATGGTGTTCGGCCCGGGGCGCTATCACTTTCTCGACATTCCCCGCTACGGCGCCGGCCTCACCGTGCTGATGACTCTTCTTGTACCAGCCCTGGTGCTCGGGCGCTACGGAGCGGGCTGA
- a CDS encoding TrkH family potassium uptake protein, whose product MPIPAALSRTQAWYRRLTVPQFTVVTGLLVIAAGTVILATPLCSSPRVGLWEALFTATSAVTVTGLSVIDVGRDLTGIGQGVLAVMILVGGLGLMAITTFLQGFVVRGTALRRRLDRGQTLDEFGVGGVGRTFRGIALTAAVMILVGATVLYSFGFTDLPRGPERLWAALFHSISAYNNAGFALWSDSLEAYRTNGVVNAVVLVLIVLGGIGWRVTNDVWSHRQRLKRRNLSLHTRLVLRASGILIAVGTLGLMVTESLTRGQFLSSVAWPERLMVALFESISARTAGFTTVHLSLQSISDSGLLLLMTLMFIGASPGGTGGGIKTTTVVALVAATRSTLRGRDDVVIRSRQISDKVVLRAVSITVASLLFVLAMAMVLALSSNLSGEEPFTFLELLFTCISAFATVGLDLGVTEHLGRFGQLVLVFGMFVGRLGILLLLSAIWETLNRDLLSRQNRIGFPREDLYV is encoded by the coding sequence ATGCCGATCCCCGCTGCCCTCAGCCGTACCCAGGCCTGGTATCGCCGGCTCACCGTGCCCCAGTTCACCGTGGTGACGGGCCTGCTCGTGATCGCTGCCGGCACTGTGATTCTGGCCACACCGCTCTGCTCCAGCCCCCGGGTCGGCCTCTGGGAGGCCCTGTTCACCGCGACCTCGGCGGTCACCGTGACAGGACTCTCGGTGATTGATGTGGGCCGGGATCTGACCGGTATCGGCCAGGGGGTGCTGGCGGTGATGATCCTGGTGGGTGGCCTCGGCCTGATGGCGATCACCACCTTCCTCCAGGGGTTCGTGGTGCGCGGAACCGCCCTGCGCCGACGGCTCGACCGGGGCCAGACCCTGGATGAGTTCGGGGTGGGGGGCGTGGGCCGCACCTTTCGAGGCATCGCCCTCACCGCAGCCGTGATGATCCTGGTGGGCGCCACCGTGCTCTACAGCTTCGGCTTCACCGATCTGCCGCGAGGCCCCGAACGGCTCTGGGCCGCCCTGTTCCACAGCATTTCGGCTTACAACAACGCCGGCTTCGCCCTCTGGAGCGACAGCCTGGAGGCCTACCGCACCAACGGTGTGGTGAATGCGGTGGTGCTGGTGCTGATCGTGCTGGGAGGCATTGGCTGGCGGGTCACCAACGACGTGTGGAGCCATCGCCAACGCCTGAAGCGACGCAATCTGAGCCTGCACACCCGGCTGGTGCTGCGCGCCTCCGGGATCCTGATCGCCGTCGGCACCCTCGGCCTGATGGTGACGGAATCGCTTACCCGCGGCCAGTTCCTCAGCAGCGTCGCCTGGCCGGAACGGTTGATGGTGGCCCTGTTCGAATCCATCAGTGCGCGCACCGCTGGATTCACCACCGTGCACCTCTCCCTGCAGAGCATCTCCGACTCGGGGCTGCTGCTGCTCATGACCCTGATGTTCATCGGCGCCAGCCCCGGCGGCACCGGTGGCGGCATCAAAACCACCACCGTGGTGGCCCTAGTGGCCGCGACACGCTCCACCCTGCGTGGTCGCGATGACGTGGTGATCCGCAGCCGTCAGATCTCCGACAAAGTGGTGCTGAGGGCCGTGAGCATCACGGTGGCCTCCCTGCTGTTTGTGCTGGCGATGGCCATGGTGCTGGCCCTGAGCAGCAATCTCAGCGGCGAAGAACCGTTCACGTTTCTCGAACTGCTGTTCACCTGCATCTCGGCGTTTGCCACCGTGGGGCTCGACCTCGGCGTCACCGAACATCTGGGCCGCTTCGGCCAGCTAGTGCTGGTGTTCGGCATGTTCGTGGGCCGGCTCGGCATTCTGTTGTTGCTGAGCGCCATCTGGGAAACCCTGAACCGAGATCTGCTCAGTCGTCAGAATCGGATTGGATTCCCGCGGGAGGATCTCTATGTCTAG
- a CDS encoding TrkA family potassium uptake protein, with amino-acid sequence MSREWWNWAPSSGDELQSFGVVGVGRFGSAVCRELLQNGADVLAVDRSARAIEELRQQEPSVEARVVDCTDEESLREAGILDMDTVVVAISEPIEASITATLIAKDGKGSRVRRVIARATSDLHEKMLTRVGADKVVFPSRMQGERLGLELVRPNLMERLELDERHCIEEIKVPSHFVGRSLRDLNLRKNHRVNVLAAGPVKELTVNPPASHVLQDGHVLVVMGLIDDLQNLPKS; translated from the coding sequence ATGTCTAGGGAGTGGTGGAACTGGGCACCCTCCAGCGGCGATGAGCTCCAGAGCTTCGGCGTCGTTGGTGTGGGTCGATTCGGCAGTGCTGTCTGCCGGGAACTGCTGCAGAACGGCGCTGATGTGTTGGCGGTCGACCGGTCCGCCCGGGCGATCGAGGAGCTGCGTCAACAGGAGCCGTCGGTGGAGGCACGCGTGGTCGACTGCACCGACGAGGAATCACTGCGGGAAGCGGGCATCCTCGACATGGACACCGTGGTGGTGGCCATCAGCGAACCGATCGAGGCCAGCATCACCGCCACCCTGATTGCCAAAGATGGCAAAGGCAGCCGGGTCCGACGCGTGATCGCGCGTGCCACCAGCGATCTGCACGAAAAAATGCTCACCCGGGTTGGGGCCGACAAGGTGGTGTTCCCCTCCCGCATGCAAGGGGAACGACTGGGGCTGGAACTGGTGCGCCCCAATCTGATGGAGCGGCTGGAGCTGGATGAACGGCACTGCATTGAGGAAATCAAGGTGCCCAGTCATTTCGTGGGCCGCTCCCTGCGTGACCTGAATCTGCGCAAGAACCATCGCGTCAACGTGCTGGCGGCGGGCCCAGTCAAGGAACTCACCGTGAACCCGCCCGCCTCGCACGTGCTGCAAGACGGTCATGTGCTCGTGGTGATGGGGCTGATCGACGACCTGCAGAATCTGCCGAAATCCTGA